Within the [Enterobacter] lignolyticus SCF1 genome, the region AGCTCGACCGAGCTGGATAAGAGCCTGATCGAGCGCATCATCGACCCGTTAACGCACCTGGTGCGCAACAGCCTTGACCACGGCATCGAGCTGCCGGACACCCGCGTCAATGCCGGGAAATCGGCGGTGGGCAACCTGATTTTGTCCGCGGAACACCAGGGCGGCAACATCTGTATCGAAGTGACCGACGACGGCGCGGGCCTTAACCGCGAGCGCATCCTTGCGAAAGCGATTTCTCAGGGGATGGCGGTACACGACAACATGACCGACGAAGAGGTCGGCATGCTGATCTTCGCCCCGGGGTTCTCCACGGCGGAACAGGTGACCGATGTCTCCGGCCGCGGCGTGGGTATGGACGTGGTGAAGCGAAACATTCAGGAGATGGGCGGCCATGTTGAGATCAAATCAAAGCAGGGCGCGGGCACGACAATCCGTATCCTGCTGCCGCTGACGCTGGCCATCCTTGACGGCATGTCGGTGAAGGTTAACGAAGAGGTGTTTATTTTACCGCTGAACGCGGTGATGGAATCGCTGCAGCCGCGCGAGGAAGATCTGCATCCGCTGGCCGGAGGGGAGCGCGTACTGGAGGTCCGCGGCGAGTACCTGCCGCTGGTGGAGCTGTGGAAGGTCTTTGAGGTTCATGGCGCGAAAACGGAAGCGACCCAGGGCATCGTGGTGATTCTGCAAAGCGCAGGCCGCCGCTACGCTCTGCTGGTCGACCAGCTGATTGGCCAGCATCAGGTGGTGGTGAAAAACCTGGAAAGCAACTACCGCAAAGTGCCGGGGATCTCCGCCGCAACCATCCTCGGCGATGGCAGCGTTGCGCTGATTGTCGACGTCTCGGCGCTGCAGGGGTTAAATCGTGAAAAACGTATGGCGCACACTGCTGCCTGATTGCAAGAGTAAGGGAACAAAATGACCGGTATGACGAATGTAGCAAAACTGGCAGGTGAGCCGTCCGGCCAGGAATTCCTGGTCTTCACGCTGGGCGATGAAGAGTACGGCATTGATATTCTGAAAGTGCAGGAAATTCGCGGCTACGATCAGGTGACGCGTATCGCCAACACGCCCTCCTTTATTAAAGGGGTCACCAACCTGCGCGGCGTTATCGTGCCTATCGTAGATTTGCGCGTGAAGTTCTGCCAGGACGATGTCGACTATAACGACAACACCGTGGTGATTGTGCTGAACCTCAACCAGCGGGTGGTGGGGATTGTGGTTGACGGCGTGTCCGACGTGCTATCGCTGGCGGCGGAGCAAATTCGCCCGGCGCCGGAATTCGCCGTAACGCTCTCCACCGAATACCTGACCGGGCTCGGCGCCCTCGGCGAGCGTATGCTGATTCTGGTGAATATTGAAAAACTGCTGAACAGCGAAGAGATGGCGCTGCTTGATAACGCCGCCATCAGCGCCGCGTAATCGTGCTTCCCCCGTCCTGCCGGGCGGGGGAGACCTCTTCTTTTCTTCCTTCCTTTATTACCGCTTTTATGACCCCGCTGCGCGCGCGCACAACATGGGTGACTTAACGTAAAGTTTCATCGCTCCGTGCCGATAACACCGCTATCACGTAATAAAAAAAAGGTGTTGCATGTTGAACCGTATCCGCGTTGTCACTCTGCTGATGTTGGTGCTGTTTGTCTTTGCACTGCTACAGCTGCTGTCCGGGGGCTTTCTCTTTTCCTCGCTCCATCAAAACCAGCAAAGTTTTGCCCTTTCCAATGAGTTACGTACTCGCCAAAGCGAGCTGAATAAAACCTGGGAGCTGATGCTGCAAACGCGCATTAACCTCAGCCGCTCATCCGCACGCATGATGATGGATGCCGGAAACCAGCAGAGCAGTGCTAAAACAACGCTGCTCAACAATGCCAAAGCCACTCTGGCGGACGCGGCGAAACACTATGCGACGTTCTCGCAGATTGCGCCAGCGGCGGAATTGGTGGACGCCAGCAGCGCGGTTGACGCCAGCTACCAGAAATACTCCGCCGGGCTAACCGAGCTGATTGGCTTTCTGGATAACGGCAAGATGGATGCCTACTTCGCGCAGCCGACCCAGGGGATGCAAACCGGGCTTGGCGATGCGATGGCGCGCTACGAAAAAGAGAGCGAAACGCTCTATCAGCACGCGTTTTCAACCAGCACCCGTGACTATCACTTTGCGCAGTGGCAGCTGGCCATTATCGCGGTGGTGCTGGTCTTGCTGCTGGCCGGCGCCTGGTACGGCATTCGCCACATCCTGCTCAAGCCGCTCGGGCAGGTGATTAGCCACCTGCGCCGCATCGCGCAGGGCGACCTGACGCAGCCGGTCACCGTGTCCGGGCGCAATGAAATTGGCGAACTGGCCGGTACCGTTAACCACATGCAAACGTCGCTCATCGATACGGTGACCCGCGTGCGCAACGGTTCTGACGCCATCTATGCCGGCAGCAGCGAAATTGCGGCGGGCAACAACGATCTCTCCTCGCGTACCGAGCAGCAGGCGTCCTCGCTGGAGGAAACCGCCGCCAGCATGGAAGAGCTGACCGCCACCGTGAAGCAGAATGCCGAAAACGCCCGTCAGGCGTCGCAGCTGGCGCTTAGCGCCTCTGAGACCGCCCAGCGCGGCGGCAAAGTGGTCGATAGCGTGGTTAACACGATGCACGACATCGCCGCCAGTTCGCAGAAAATTTCCGATATTACCGGCGTTATCGACGGTATTGCCTTCCAGACCAACATTCTCGCGCTGAACGCGGCGGTGGAAGCGGCGCGCGCGGGCGAGCAGGGTCGCGGCTTTGCGGTGGTGGCCGGCGAGGTGCGCAACCTGGCGAGCCGTAGCGCCCAGGCCGCGAAAGAGATTAAAGCGCTTATTGAGGACTCGGTGTCGAAGGTGGACACCGGCTCCGTACTGGTAGAAAGCGCAGGCGACACCATGAGCGATATCGTCAATGCCGTCACGCGCGTGACCGACATCATGGGGGAAATCTCCTCGGCGTCTGACGAGCAAAGCCGCGGGATAGACCAGGTGGCGCTGGCGGTTTCCGAGATGGATCGCGTGACCCAGCAGAACGCGGCGCTGGTGCAGCAGTCCGCTGCCGCCGCCGCCGCGCTGGAAGAGCAGTCGAGCCATCTGACGCAGGCGGTATCGGCGTTTCGCATCGGCGCACACCACGCGGCGCCCGCCGCCAGTACAGCAAAAGCTTCCGCAGCAGCAGTGACGCCATTGCGGCCCCGTCCGGCAGCCGCCGGAACGGACGATAACTGGGAAACGTTTTAATTTTGCGCAGCGCGTTGCTGTAGTACGGGAGTGTTGATGTTCAATCGAATTCGTATCTCGACCACGCTGTTTTTAATTCTGGTGATGTGCGGTGTGCTGCAGGTCGGTAGTAACGGACTGTCATTCTGGGCGTTTCGCGACGGGCAGAAAAACATGCAGCAGGTGGAGCAAAGCAACCAGCAGCTGCATGCGCTGATGCAGACCCGCGCCGTTATGCTGCAGGCCAGCACCGCGCTGAACAAAGCCGGAACGCTGACCGCGCTGAGCTATCCGGCGGACGAGATTAAGGCGCTGATGGCGACGGCGCGTCAGAGCTTCAGGCAGGCCGACGCGCAGTTTGCGGCTTTCGCCAGCGTTGCGGCGGAAGATGACAGCGCGCGCGGGCTACAGGACGCCACAAAAACCGGCTATGCCGCCTGGCGCGACGCGCTGGATCATCAGGCCACCTGGCTTGAAAACAACCAGCTGTCAGATTTTATGACCGCGCCGGTGCAGCAGGCGCAGGATGATTTTGACCGCAGCTATCGCCAGTGGCAGCAGAATATCAACCGTTATGTGGATTCCGCGCGGCAGGCGAGCGACGGCAACTACCACCGTTCGGCGTTTATTTTTATCGCCATGGTGGCGATCGCCGCGCTGATCGTCGGCTGGGCGCTGCTGTGGACGCGCAGGATGATTGTGGTGCCGCTGACCATTATCAGCAGCCACTTTGACGGCATTGCGAAAGGCGATCTGGCGCGGCCGATCGCGGTGTACGGCAACAATGAAATCACCGCGATTTTCGCCGGGCTGAAGGCGATGCAAACCGCGCTGCGCGGGACGGTCAGCGAGGTTCGTCTGGGAAGCCAGGCGATGCATACCGGCATTTCGGAAATTGCCGCGGGCAATAACGATCTCTCCTCGCGGACCGAACAGCAGGCGGCATCGCTGGCGGAAACTGCCGCCAGCATGGAGCAGCTGACGGCGACGGTCGGGCAGAACGCCGACAACGCGCGTCAGGCCTCCGGGCTTGCCAGCCGCGCCGCGGAAACCGCCCGCCGCGGCGGGCAGCAGGCCTCGCACGTTGCCGCCACCATGCATGATATCGCCACCAGCTCACAGAAGATTGGCGACATTATCAGCGTGATTGACGGTATTGCCTTCCAGACCAACATTCTGGCGCTCAATGCGGCGGTTGAGGCGGCGCGGGCAGGGGAGCAGGGGCGCGGTTTCGCCGTGGTGGCGGGGGAGGTCCGCAACCTCGCCAGCCGTAGCGCCGAGGCGGCGAAAGAGATTAAAGGGCTGATTGAGGCGTCCGTCTCCCGCGTGCAGGAAGGCTCCGCGCTGGTGGATACCGCAGCCAAAACCATGAACGAGATTGTCAGCTCCGTCACCCAGGTCAACGACATTATGGGCGAAATAGCCTCGGCGTCCGATGAGCAGCGCCGGGGGATTGAGCAGGTCGCGCTGGCGGTCAGCCAGATGGATCAGGTGACGCAGCAGAACGCGGCGCTAGTCGAAGAAGGGGCCGCCGCCACGGAACAGCTGGCGGACCAGGCCGATCGCTTAACGACGCTGATGACCCGATTTTCGCTCGACGAACACAAGATTGCATTGCAAGAAGGGGTATCGCCGCAGGTGATACCTGTTGTTTCCTGAAAGTGACGTAAGAAGGCGCTATGACATCATCCCTGCCCAACGGGCAATCGTCATTACTTATGCAGATGACACAGCGCCTGGCGCTGTCCGATGCGCAGTTTCGTCGGATATGCCAATTGATCTACCAACGTGCGGGCATCGTACTGGCAGATCACAAGCGCGATATGGTCTACAACCGGCTGGTTCGCCGCCTGCGTACGCTGGGGCTGGATGATTTTGGTCGTTATCTGGCAATGCTGGAGGCCAATTCTGACAGCGCCGAGTGGCAGGCGTTTATTAACTCGCTGACCACCAACCTGACGGCGTTTTTTCGTGAGGCGCACCACTTTCCGACGCTGGCGGAGCACGCCCGTCGTCGGCACGGCGAGTACCGCGTCTGGAGCGCGGCCGCCTCAACGGGAGAAGAGCCGTACTCCATTGCGATTACGCTTGCCGACACCCTGGGGACAGCCCCCGGGCGCTGGCGCGTGTTTGCAAGCGATATCGATACCGAGGTGCTTGGCAAAGCGCAAAACGGGATTTACCGGCAGGATGAGCTGAAAACGCTGTCGCCGCAGCAGCTACAGCACTATTTCATGCGCGGAACCGGCCCCCATGACGGACTGGTGCGTGTACGTCAGGAGCTGGCGAACTATGTGGATTTTGCCCCGGTTAACCTGCTGGACAGGCAATACAGCGTGCCGGGGCCGTTTGATGCCATTTTCTGCCGTAATGTAATGATTTACTTCGATAAAACAACGCAGCAGGAGATTCTTCGCCGTTTTGTTCCGCTGCTCAAGCCCGACGGATTGTTATTTGCCGGGCACTCGGAGAACTTCAGCAATCTTGTGCGCGAGTTCAGTCTGCGTGGACAGACGGTGTATGCGCTCAGTAAGGATAAAGCATGAGTAAAATCAGGGTGTTGTCTGTCGATGACTCCGCATTGATGCGGCAGATT harbors:
- the tap gene encoding methyl-accepting chemotaxis protein IV, giving the protein MFNRIRISTTLFLILVMCGVLQVGSNGLSFWAFRDGQKNMQQVEQSNQQLHALMQTRAVMLQASTALNKAGTLTALSYPADEIKALMATARQSFRQADAQFAAFASVAAEDDSARGLQDATKTGYAAWRDALDHQATWLENNQLSDFMTAPVQQAQDDFDRSYRQWQQNINRYVDSARQASDGNYHRSAFIFIAMVAIAALIVGWALLWTRRMIVVPLTIISSHFDGIAKGDLARPIAVYGNNEITAIFAGLKAMQTALRGTVSEVRLGSQAMHTGISEIAAGNNDLSSRTEQQAASLAETAASMEQLTATVGQNADNARQASGLASRAAETARRGGQQASHVAATMHDIATSSQKIGDIISVIDGIAFQTNILALNAAVEAARAGEQGRGFAVVAGEVRNLASRSAEAAKEIKGLIEASVSRVQEGSALVDTAAKTMNEIVSSVTQVNDIMGEIASASDEQRRGIEQVALAVSQMDQVTQQNAALVEEGAAATEQLADQADRLTTLMTRFSLDEHKIALQEGVSPQVIPVVS
- the cheR gene encoding protein-glutamate O-methyltransferase CheR, coding for MTSSLPNGQSSLLMQMTQRLALSDAQFRRICQLIYQRAGIVLADHKRDMVYNRLVRRLRTLGLDDFGRYLAMLEANSDSAEWQAFINSLTTNLTAFFREAHHFPTLAEHARRRHGEYRVWSAAASTGEEPYSIAITLADTLGTAPGRWRVFASDIDTEVLGKAQNGIYRQDELKTLSPQQLQHYFMRGTGPHDGLVRVRQELANYVDFAPVNLLDRQYSVPGPFDAIFCRNVMIYFDKTTQQEILRRFVPLLKPDGLLFAGHSENFSNLVREFSLRGQTVYALSKDKA
- the cheW gene encoding chemotaxis protein CheW, whose product is MTGMTNVAKLAGEPSGQEFLVFTLGDEEYGIDILKVQEIRGYDQVTRIANTPSFIKGVTNLRGVIVPIVDLRVKFCQDDVDYNDNTVVIVLNLNQRVVGIVVDGVSDVLSLAAEQIRPAPEFAVTLSTEYLTGLGALGERMLILVNIEKLLNSEEMALLDNAAISAA
- the tar gene encoding methyl-accepting chemotaxis protein II; this translates as MLNRIRVVTLLMLVLFVFALLQLLSGGFLFSSLHQNQQSFALSNELRTRQSELNKTWELMLQTRINLSRSSARMMMDAGNQQSSAKTTLLNNAKATLADAAKHYATFSQIAPAAELVDASSAVDASYQKYSAGLTELIGFLDNGKMDAYFAQPTQGMQTGLGDAMARYEKESETLYQHAFSTSTRDYHFAQWQLAIIAVVLVLLLAGAWYGIRHILLKPLGQVISHLRRIAQGDLTQPVTVSGRNEIGELAGTVNHMQTSLIDTVTRVRNGSDAIYAGSSEIAAGNNDLSSRTEQQASSLEETAASMEELTATVKQNAENARQASQLALSASETAQRGGKVVDSVVNTMHDIAASSQKISDITGVIDGIAFQTNILALNAAVEAARAGEQGRGFAVVAGEVRNLASRSAQAAKEIKALIEDSVSKVDTGSVLVESAGDTMSDIVNAVTRVTDIMGEISSASDEQSRGIDQVALAVSEMDRVTQQNAALVQQSAAAAAALEEQSSHLTQAVSAFRIGAHHAAPAASTAKASAAAVTPLRPRPAAAGTDDNWETF